The Actinomadura graeca nucleotide sequence CAACAACGCGGGCAAGACCTCGGACAAGGTGGTCGCGGGCGCCGGGTCCGGGACGGGCGGGGCCACCGCGTCCGGGACCGCCGGGGCCGCTCCGTCCGCCGCGTCCGGGAGCCTGGTGCCCGGACTGGTAGGCCAGTCGGACGAGGAGCGCCGCCGGATGGAGCAGGAGATCGCCTACCTGCGGACCTACAGCGACGTCTACCGGACCCACCTGCGTTCCTACCTTGAGGCCCTTCTGCGGAACGTCGACGAGTGGGAGAGTTCCGAACGGGCATCCCTGCCCCGCGGGTTGCCGGGGCCGCAGTCCCGGAGCTGACGCGCCCCGGAGCCCGGCCCGTGCGCCCTCGCGGCGGGCGGGCCTGTTCGCGCGCGCCGGGGGACGCGCGTGACCGGGGGATGGGCGCAGCGTGGTCGGCGCACGGGCGCCGGTCTGGAAAACTGGGGGCGCTATGGAATATCTGATCGTCATCGCAGGGCTGGTCGCCGTCGCCCTGATCGTCGGCGGGGTCGCGTTGCTGCGGCCGGGCCGCCGCGGGCCCCGCCCGCCCGTCGAACCGGAGGAGCGGCGCGGCGGCGCCACCGCCGTCGACGAGGCGGGGGGCGCCGCGCCCACCCTTGAGCGGCCGCCCCCCACGCAGGCGCCGGCGCCCCCGCCCACGATCGAGATCGAGCAGCCGCCGCCGGGCGCCGGGCGGCTCGTCCGGCTGCGGGCCCGGCTCGCCCGCTCCCAGAACACCTTCGGCAAGACCCTCCTCGGCCTCCTGTCGCGCGAGACGCTCGACGACGACGCCTGGGAGGAGATCGAGGACACCCTCATCACCGCCGACATGGGCACCGCCGTCGCCCGCCAGGTCACCGACGACCTGCGCACCCGGGTGCAGGTGCTCGGCACCCGCGACGCCGCCGAGGTGCGTGCGATGCTCAAGGACGAGCTCGTCAAGCAGATCGGCGCCGACCTGGACCGCTCGCTGAAGACCGAGCCGCACGGCAACCGCCCGGCCGTCCTGATGGTCGTCGGCGTCAACGGCACCGGCAAGACCACCACCTGCGGGAAGCTCGCCCGCGTCCTCGTCGGCGACGGCCGCACCGTGCTGCTCGGCGCCGCCGACACCTTCCGCGCCGCCGCCGCCGACCAGCTGGAGACCTGGGGCTCGCGGGTCGGCGCGCAGGTCGTCCGCAAGGACGAGGGCACCGACCCCGCCAGCGTCGCGTTCGACGCCGTACGCCAGGGCATCGACACCAAGGTCGACGCGGTGATCGTCGACACCGCCGGGCGGCTGCACACCAAGACCGGGCTGATGGACGAGCTCGGCAAGGTCAAGCGCGTCGTGGAGAAGCAGGCCGAGGTCGACGAGGTCCTGCTCGTCCTGGACGCGACCACCGGGCAGAACGGCATGCAGCAGGCCCGCGTGTTCGCCGAGGTCGTCAACGTCACCGGCGTGGTGCTGACCAAGCTGGACGGCACCGCCAAGGGCGGCATCGTCGTCCAGGTGCAGCGCGAGCTGGGCGTCCCGGTAAAGCTGGTCGGCCTCGGCGAGGGGCCCGACGACCTCGCGCCCTTCGAACCCGAGGCGTTCGTGGACGCCATCCTGGGGGACTGATCCCGGCGGCCGATCCGCGCGTGCCCGGCGCCCCGCGACCCTGACGGTCGCGGGGTGCCTGCTTTTACCCGCTTCTCCGGGCGGACCGGGCGAATTCACCCGCGGGGCGGGCCGTCCAGCCAGGTGATCCGGTCATCCGGGTAAGGCGGTGAGGTTCCCGAAACATCGGCGAAACATGGCCGGACGGGGTTTCACACTCCCGAAACACCGGAGCCGATCGGGCGAAACGGCGGCGCAGGAGTCTGCTGGGCAGTCACATTCTCCGGCCGAGGAGGGCACTCCCCGCGATGAAGATCGATACAGGCGCGACCGCCTGGCTGCTCACGGCCACGGCGCTGGTGCTGCTCATGACGCCCGGGCTGGCCTTTTTCTACGGGGGCATGACGCGGGCGAAGAGCGTCCTCAACATGATGATGATGTCGTTCGGGAGCATCATCACCGTCACGCTCCTCTGGGTCCTCTACGGGCACTCGCTCGCGTTCACCGACAACGGGAACACGTTCGTCAACAAGTTCCTGGGCGGCGCCGGCGCGCTCGGCCTGGACGGCGTCGCCACCCAGGTCTCCGAAGGGCTGCTGCCCGACCAGAGCGACAACGTCCCCACGATGGTGTTCTCGGCGTTCCAGCTGACCTTCGCCATCATCACCGTCGCGCTCATCAGCGGCGCCATAGCGGACCGCGCCAGGTTCGGGGCCTGGATGGCCTTCACCGCCGCCTGGGCGACCCTCGTGTACTTCCCGGTCGCGCACTGGGTGTGGGGGACCGGCTGGCTCAACAAGCTCGGCATCGAGGACTTCGCGGGCGGCACCGTCGTCCACGTCAACGCGGGCGCGGCGGGGCTGGCGCTGGCGCTCGTCCTCGGCAAGCGGCGCGGCTGGCCCAGGGAGCCGATGCGCCCGCACAACCTGCCGTTCGTCCTGCTCGGCGTGGGCCTGCTGTGGTTCGGATGGTTCGGGTTCAACGCCGGCTCCGAGCTCGCCGTGGACGGCACCACCGGCCTGGCGTTCATGAACACCCAGATCGCCGCCGCCGTCGCCGCGGGCGCCTGGCTCATCGTGGAGCGGTTCCGCGACGGCCACGCCACCACCCTCGGCGTCGCGTCCGGCGCCGTGGCCGGCCTCGTCGCCATCACGCCCGCCGCCGGGTTCGTCGACCCGTGGGCGTCGATCGTCCTCGGCGCGGTCGCGGGCGCCGCCTGCGCCTACGCCGTCGGCCTGAAGTACCGGCTCGGCTTCGACGACTCCCTGGACGTGGTCGGCGTCCACCTCGTCGGCGGCGCCATCGGCGCGCTGTCGCTCGGCCTCCTCGCCGCGTACCCGTTCCTGCCGGAGCAGCACAAGGGCCTGCTGTACGGCGGCGGCGTCCAGC carries:
- the ftsY gene encoding signal recognition particle-docking protein FtsY; protein product: MEYLIVIAGLVAVALIVGGVALLRPGRRGPRPPVEPEERRGGATAVDEAGGAAPTLERPPPTQAPAPPPTIEIEQPPPGAGRLVRLRARLARSQNTFGKTLLGLLSRETLDDDAWEEIEDTLITADMGTAVARQVTDDLRTRVQVLGTRDAAEVRAMLKDELVKQIGADLDRSLKTEPHGNRPAVLMVVGVNGTGKTTTCGKLARVLVGDGRTVLLGAADTFRAAAADQLETWGSRVGAQVVRKDEGTDPASVAFDAVRQGIDTKVDAVIVDTAGRLHTKTGLMDELGKVKRVVEKQAEVDEVLLVLDATTGQNGMQQARVFAEVVNVTGVVLTKLDGTAKGGIVVQVQRELGVPVKLVGLGEGPDDLAPFEPEAFVDAILGD
- a CDS encoding ammonium transporter — encoded protein: MKIDTGATAWLLTATALVLLMTPGLAFFYGGMTRAKSVLNMMMMSFGSIITVTLLWVLYGHSLAFTDNGNTFVNKFLGGAGALGLDGVATQVSEGLLPDQSDNVPTMVFSAFQLTFAIITVALISGAIADRARFGAWMAFTAAWATLVYFPVAHWVWGTGWLNKLGIEDFAGGTVVHVNAGAAGLALALVLGKRRGWPREPMRPHNLPFVLLGVGLLWFGWFGFNAGSELAVDGTTGLAFMNTQIAAAVAAGAWLIVERFRDGHATTLGVASGAVAGLVAITPAAGFVDPWASIVLGAVAGAACAYAVGLKYRLGFDDSLDVVGVHLVGGAIGALSLGLLAAYPFLPEQHKGLLYGGGVQQLGLQALGPAAIGLYSFAMAWIIGKIIDRTLGFRLPEEDEATGADVTVHAETAYDLAAAGGGATRARIIAEPVAEPAGTKVEADA